The following coding sequences are from one Nitrospirota bacterium window:
- a CDS encoding D-alanyl-D-alanine carboxypeptidase, producing the protein MPVVSTAGFGWIWPISSGFFTRSLTAGYVETKPEKPSRSSVRRNHRWFLPALAALMAAGPLALPAPTAAQPIVNRALMEPEDDFPVALRNRSRHAQTLNNQHSAHGILLKDLHTGRTLYEYGSDRRLSPASLTKIMSALVILESGRQEDLVTVSRTAAAAPKTHLRLRPGHVYHLGDLLKAMLITSANDACLAAAEHVGGSEERFVALMNAKAAALGLTDTHFSNACGFDAPEHYATAADLAKLSEVALQDPVFRSLVREEIQLISPVNANRTYLLKNTNRLLGKFPGVEGVKTGFTSRAGRCLIAKVSQDGKELLLVLLHANRRWNTAASLINYGLQQR; encoded by the coding sequence ATGCCCGTTGTCTCAACTGCGGGTTTTGGCTGGATCTGGCCGATCTCCTCAGGTTTTTTCACAAGGTCATTGACAGCGGGGTACGTGGAAACAAAACCCGAGAAACCTTCACGCTCTAGCGTCCGCAGGAACCATCGCTGGTTCCTTCCGGCGCTCGCCGCCTTGATGGCGGCAGGCCCTCTTGCCCTTCCCGCACCGACCGCAGCCCAACCGATCGTCAATCGCGCGCTCATGGAGCCCGAGGATGACTTCCCCGTCGCCTTGCGCAACCGCTCCCGGCATGCCCAGACGCTGAACAACCAGCACTCGGCGCACGGCATCCTGCTCAAGGACTTGCACACGGGGCGCACCCTCTACGAATATGGTTCCGACCGGAGGCTTTCGCCGGCCAGCCTGACCAAGATCATGTCGGCGCTGGTGATTCTGGAGTCGGGGCGGCAGGAGGACTTGGTCACGGTCAGTCGGACCGCCGCGGCCGCGCCCAAGACCCACTTGCGGCTCAGGCCCGGGCATGTCTATCACCTCGGAGATCTGCTCAAGGCGATGCTGATCACCTCGGCGAACGATGCCTGCCTGGCCGCGGCCGAGCATGTTGGGGGATCGGAGGAGCGGTTCGTGGCGTTGATGAACGCGAAGGCCGCCGCCCTGGGGCTGACGGACACCCATTTCAGCAACGCCTGCGGGTTCGATGCGCCGGAGCATTACGCGACGGCGGCCGATCTGGCGAAGCTCAGCGAAGTGGCGCTGCAAGATCCGGTGTTCCGGTCCCTGGTACGCGAGGAGATCCAACTGATCAGCCCGGTCAATGCGAACCGCACCTATTTGCTGAAGAACACGAATCGTCTGCTCGGCAAGTTCCCCGGCGTGGAGGGGGTCAAGACGGGATTTACCTCACGCGCGGGCCGATGCCTGATCGCCAAGGTGTCCCAGGACGGGAAAGAACTGCTGCTGGTGCTGCTGCATGCCAACCGCCGCTGGAACACGGCGGCCAGTCTGATCAACTACGGCCTCCAGCAGCGCTGA
- a CDS encoding VCBS repeat-containing protein, with the protein MVIAKRRGALYTQSVRKGAVAIFCSVAGAQGNATLPIDRIGSAERPVPVRQVQAVRQGNAATMLLRVTFVLGLLAFAGCVQKDSYVPPDLFYLFATYPVGKNPTSVATADFNQDGLTDLITTNIANNTLSLLFGNGDGTFRDQVQIEAAKEPRALALNDYNGDGWMDLAVACAGSDHVAIFLGLANGHFGQGQRYTVNKTPVSIASGDFNGDQKPDLVVALRNDKVKVFLGNGDGTFAEGVLYEYGDTPTSIAVADLNRDGKPDLAVTNGGPMSSAVSIWLGKGDGTFQKPTDYRTGKRPLVVGFADFNNDQLTDLLVMNGEMDTFTIFLGNGDGTFQAGKEAGADAGPVFGLARDFNGDHLSDVAVANVQSNDLSILYGRGDGTFQYPPQNYKTKGGPFAIASLTLTTKHAAEEPGLAIANNGTGSVSIFLHRGLKASASPAAPAKS; encoded by the coding sequence ATGGTCATTGCGAAGCGTAGAGGGGCTTTGTATACTCAATCCGTACGCAAGGGAGCGGTGGCGATCTTCTGCAGCGTTGCGGGTGCCCAAGGCAACGCCACCCTTCCTATTGATCGCATCGGCAGCGCAGAAAGGCCTGTTCCCGTGAGGCAAGTCCAGGCAGTCCGGCAGGGCAATGCCGCCACGATGCTGCTTCGTGTCACGTTCGTCCTGGGCCTGCTGGCCTTCGCCGGCTGCGTCCAAAAGGACTCCTATGTCCCGCCGGACCTCTTCTATCTTTTTGCGACCTACCCGGTCGGGAAGAACCCGACCTCGGTGGCTACCGCCGATTTCAATCAGGATGGGCTCACCGATCTCATTACCACCAACATCGCGAATAACACCTTGTCGCTGTTGTTCGGCAACGGAGACGGGACGTTCAGGGATCAGGTCCAGATCGAGGCCGCCAAGGAGCCCCGGGCCCTGGCGTTGAACGATTATAACGGCGACGGCTGGATGGATCTGGCGGTGGCCTGCGCCGGCAGCGACCATGTGGCCATTTTCCTGGGCTTGGCGAACGGGCATTTCGGGCAGGGCCAGCGCTATACCGTGAACAAGACGCCGGTGTCCATCGCCAGCGGTGATTTCAACGGCGATCAGAAGCCGGACCTCGTTGTCGCCCTTCGCAACGACAAGGTGAAAGTGTTCCTCGGCAACGGGGACGGCACGTTTGCCGAAGGGGTGCTCTATGAGTACGGAGATACGCCGACGTCCATCGCCGTGGCGGACTTGAACCGGGACGGCAAGCCGGACCTGGCTGTGACCAACGGAGGGCCGATGAGCAGCGCGGTGTCCATTTGGTTGGGGAAGGGCGACGGCACGTTTCAGAAGCCCACGGATTATCGGACCGGGAAGCGGCCGTTGGTGGTGGGCTTCGCGGATTTCAACAATGACCAGCTGACCGACTTGCTCGTGATGAACGGGGAAATGGATACGTTCACGATCTTTCTGGGCAACGGGGACGGCACGTTCCAGGCCGGCAAGGAAGCCGGTGCGGATGCGGGGCCCGTATTCGGGCTGGCCCGTGATTTTAACGGAGACCACTTGTCCGACGTGGCCGTCGCCAACGTCCAATCGAACGACCTGTCCATCTTATACGGCCGCGGCGACGGCACCTTCCAATACCCGCCGCAAAACTACAAGACGAAGGGCGGCCCCTTCGCCATCGCCTCGCTCACCCTCACCACCAAGCACGCCGCCGAAGAGCCGGGGCTGGCCATCGCCAATAACGGGACCGGCAGCGTTTCGATCTTTCTCCACCGGGGCTTGAAGGCGTCGGCGTCGCCGGCCGCTCCGGCCAAGTCCTAG